Genomic segment of Staphylococcus muscae:
AAGATACGCCAATCATTATGTTGACAGCAAAAGGTGAAGAGAACAATCGTGTGGAAGGGTTTGAGTCTGGAGCAGATGACTACATTGTCAAACCATTCTCTCCACGTGAAGTCGTTCTGCGTCTTAAAGCACTACTTCGTCGTACGCAATCTGCAACTGCAGAGCAAAACGAACCACACGCTCGTGATATGATTGAGTTTGAGCATCTAACAATTGATAATGATGCACATAAGGTATTAGCAGATGGCACACCTGTGAACCTTACACCAAAGGAATATGAGTTGTTGATTTTCCTTGCAAAAACACCGAATAAAGTGTTTGATCGAGAACAGTTATTGAAAGAAGTTTGGCACTACGAATTTTATGGTGATTTACGTACTGTCGATACACATGTTAAGCGTTTGCGTGAAAAATTAAATCGTGTTTCAACAGAAGCTGCATCTATGATTCAAACTGTTTGGGGCGTAGGTTATAAATTTGAGGTTTCACAATCGGATGAAACGTCTAAATAGCGTCGTAATAAAACTGTGGTTAACTATTATATTAATAGTAACGACAGTTTTAATTTTATTAAGTGCAGCACTGATTACATTTATTCAATATTATTTCACGCAAAATACAGAACAATCTTTATACAATAACGCTGAAAGTATTAGTGCCATCATAGAAAAGAGTGAGAATCGTCAAATGGCGATTAATCATAGTGAGATGTTGTTAGAAGGTAGTAAAGGTGTCATCATCTTACCAGAAAAAAACAATGCCATATCGAAGCATCCCGAAAAAAAGGCGATGCTAAAGTTTATTAAGAATGATGATGATCTCAATAATGTAAAACTCACACATAAAAAGGTTATAAAACATGTAACAATCAAGCTTGATGGACAGAAGAAATCATATTTACTGCTTGGCTATCCAACATTAGATCGTGATGGTCATAAGTCTGTCATCTATATATATGAGGATTTGAGAAGTATTTCTGATACGAATAACGTGATAGCAATTATT
This window contains:
- a CDS encoding response regulator, with the translated sequence MTKEILVVDDEDRIRKLLRLFLEREGYEVAEASDGREAFELATKYDYACILLDLMLPEMDGLEVATRLRETKDTPIIMLTAKGEENNRVEGFESGADDYIVKPFSPREVVLRLKALLRRTQSATAEQNEPHARDMIEFEHLTIDNDAHKVLADGTPVNLTPKEYELLIFLAKTPNKVFDREQLLKEVWHYEFYGDLRTVDTHVKRLREKLNRVSTEAASMIQTVWGVGYKFEVSQSDETSK